Proteins found in one Streptomyces sp. NBC_00461 genomic segment:
- a CDS encoding O-antigen ligase family protein yields MGANMGRRPPGGKPAGDHRMIAGVVAVAVLLTGGRWISHMQAGPLYIGDALLGAAFLLAIWKSALSAKRHARLYGPGILVGLLLLLTGFRLLAVRDDVHTAARDAAPFAYAAIAYLSAGSYQKVSDRGRERTVRLIHGGLLLHLGWMVVATLAPEFTATLPEVGSTRIFEIRTDFDVAVLGVLAGMSVLRFRRGRTWLHASVASAALVTALAQVNRAGIIACCACVLLAVMFRAGSNGRLTLRAVLLGAVAVLAVLVVLPMSPAGQRLLALNAPGTASSELVENAQGTKRARLIAWERVVTYTLDDPVRSAVGVGFGPDFLQLSNGDLPIGRGMGVRSPHNYLITSFARLGFVGLTIVVGLLVTLLTAAARTIRRGPPDELTSLCVLLVIALLVVAMLGVILESPFGAAPFYWAAGILLAGERSRRAPSPRQVKVNSPQEAMV; encoded by the coding sequence GTGGGCGCGAACATGGGCCGCCGTCCGCCCGGTGGGAAACCCGCCGGTGACCACCGGATGATCGCCGGAGTGGTGGCGGTCGCCGTTCTGCTCACCGGAGGCCGCTGGATTTCGCACATGCAGGCGGGGCCGCTCTACATCGGCGATGCCCTGCTGGGTGCGGCTTTCCTGTTGGCCATCTGGAAAAGCGCGCTCTCCGCCAAACGGCACGCTCGCCTCTACGGGCCGGGAATCCTGGTCGGACTGCTGCTGCTCCTGACGGGGTTCCGACTGCTCGCCGTGCGGGACGATGTGCACACTGCCGCCCGCGACGCAGCTCCCTTCGCCTATGCCGCCATCGCCTATCTGTCTGCGGGCAGCTACCAGAAGGTGAGTGATCGCGGCAGAGAGCGAACGGTCCGGTTGATCCACGGCGGGCTGCTGTTGCACCTGGGATGGATGGTGGTGGCGACACTCGCACCGGAATTCACCGCGACGCTGCCCGAGGTGGGCAGTACGCGCATCTTCGAGATCAGGACCGATTTCGACGTGGCGGTCCTCGGCGTGCTGGCAGGCATGTCGGTCCTGCGCTTCAGGCGAGGAAGGACCTGGCTTCACGCGTCGGTGGCAAGCGCCGCGCTCGTGACGGCTCTGGCACAGGTGAACAGAGCCGGCATCATCGCCTGTTGTGCCTGCGTGCTGCTGGCCGTCATGTTCCGGGCGGGCAGTAACGGCCGTCTCACCCTTCGCGCGGTACTGCTCGGAGCAGTCGCGGTCCTTGCCGTGCTCGTGGTGCTTCCGATGTCTCCGGCCGGCCAACGTCTCCTTGCGCTCAATGCGCCTGGGACAGCCTCTTCGGAACTCGTGGAAAACGCTCAGGGCACCAAGCGCGCACGGTTGATCGCGTGGGAGCGGGTCGTGACGTACACCCTGGACGATCCGGTGCGCTCGGCCGTCGGCGTGGGCTTCGGACCGGACTTTCTTCAACTGTCCAATGGCGACCTTCCCATCGGTCGCGGAATGGGGGTGCGTTCACCCCACAACTACCTGATCACCTCGTTTGCCCGACTGGGCTTCGTCGGCCTCACCATTGTCGTCGGCCTGCTGGTCACTCTTCTGACCGCGGCGGCCCGGACAATCCGCAGAGGACCGCCCGACGAACTGACGTCATTGTGTGTGCTGCTGGTGATCGCTCTTCTTGTCGTCGCCATGCTGGGCGTCATCCTCGAATCACCATTCGGCGCCGCTCCCTTCTACTGGGCGGCCGGAATCCTGCTCGCGGGCGAACGCTCGCGTCGGGCTCCAAGCCCTCGACAAGTCAAGGTCAACTCTCCTCAGGAGGCGATGGTATGA
- a CDS encoding glycosyltransferase family 4 protein has translation MKIAVVHSFYTAGKPSGENALVRDQVRALGAAGHTVELFAAHTDELARDPLYPLRAAARVASGRGNSPLARLREFAPDVVHVHNLFPNFGRSWVRHWVGPLVATLHNYRPMCAAATLYRAGAVCTSCPDGDPWAALRYGCYRGSRAATLPLAWAGRHGPARDPLLARADRIVVNSGLSERTYRRAGVPAERLMLVPNFVDAPQSDQTPGHDTGRWLVAGRLSAEKGVLELLRQWPAHEPLDVVGGGELLADCKAAAPSSVRFLGQLDRAELCRRMASWRGLIFPSRWYEVQPCVQIEALAAGLPTLAFEGSSVADSVREHGTGLVTQWSKPLAPVVAEAATRFPSLRDHCRQVYADHFTERSWITRIARAYEEATRVAGNHVEVPT, from the coding sequence ATGAAGATCGCGGTAGTACACAGCTTCTACACCGCCGGCAAGCCCAGCGGAGAGAACGCGCTCGTACGAGACCAGGTGCGTGCGCTGGGAGCGGCGGGCCACACGGTGGAGCTGTTCGCCGCCCACACCGATGAACTGGCACGGGATCCGCTCTACCCGCTGCGGGCAGCAGCGCGCGTGGCGTCCGGCCGGGGCAACAGCCCGCTCGCCCGGCTGCGTGAGTTCGCCCCCGACGTGGTGCATGTCCACAACCTCTTTCCCAACTTCGGGCGTTCCTGGGTGAGGCACTGGGTCGGCCCGCTCGTGGCGACCCTGCACAACTACCGGCCCATGTGCGCTGCGGCGACGCTCTACCGTGCGGGCGCCGTGTGCACCAGCTGCCCGGACGGCGACCCCTGGGCGGCCCTGCGATACGGCTGCTACCGCGGCTCCCGGGCCGCGACGCTGCCACTGGCGTGGGCCGGACGCCACGGCCCTGCTCGGGACCCGCTGCTGGCCCGCGCGGACCGGATCGTCGTGAACTCCGGGCTGTCCGAGCGGACGTACCGGCGTGCCGGTGTCCCGGCCGAGCGCCTGATGCTCGTACCCAATTTCGTCGACGCCCCCCAGTCCGACCAGACGCCGGGACACGACACGGGCCGTTGGCTCGTCGCCGGGCGCCTCTCGGCCGAGAAGGGCGTCCTGGAACTGCTGCGTCAGTGGCCGGCTCACGAACCGCTGGACGTCGTCGGCGGCGGCGAGCTCCTCGCCGACTGCAAGGCAGCCGCCCCTTCCTCGGTCCGCTTCCTCGGCCAACTCGACCGGGCCGAACTGTGCCGGCGGATGGCTTCCTGGCGCGGCCTGATCTTCCCCAGTCGCTGGTACGAGGTCCAGCCCTGCGTGCAGATCGAGGCTCTGGCGGCCGGGCTTCCGACCCTGGCGTTCGAGGGTTCGTCGGTGGCCGACTCGGTGCGGGAACACGGCACCGGCCTGGTCACGCAGTGGAGCAAGCCGCTCGCCCCGGTTGTGGCAGAGGCGGCCACCCGCTTCCCGTCGCTCCGCGACCACTGCCGACAGGTGTACGCCGACCACTTCACGGAGCGGTCCTGGATCACCCGCATTGCCAGGGCGTACGAGGAGGCGACACGCGTCGCAGGCAACCACGTCGAGGTGCCGACGTAG
- a CDS encoding sugar transferase: MTIREDVPHVPLTGRTRRQPDRASPRTRRRRHHKPAWYLPTAVAVDTAGSAVPVYTAFRLAGEAHAVWYAVVVASIWVLMRATRTRYAWRNLGESGNADLLLRDWLILLGLLIVLRAVSDEDSVLPLALTGLVACLPSTVVCQGLTHRHLLARRRDGRAVSRALVIGEASAVDGLVSRLARRTDHEFVVVGVCPIGEGNPDPVAPVAARLDEQGPANLSGDALPALAAARRLDVDLVLVICGPSMAGERLRRLSWAVHEDGRPLVVVPGLTEVTQRRVRVSSAAGVTMLRVAPPLRRGTAVLLKAVTDRVGAALLLMVLAPVFVALAIAVRWDSPGAVLHCQIRVGQGGRQFNLAKFRTMVANAEQLKSRLARTNEHDGLMFKIRSDPRITRVGRVLRRFSLDELPQLFNVLMGHMSLVGPRPPLPEEVARYNDVELRRLSVKPGLTGLWQVSGRSDLSWDETVALDLRYVDNWSPSVDFGILRRTLRAVVEGNGAY; the protein is encoded by the coding sequence GTGACCATTCGGGAAGACGTCCCCCATGTGCCGCTGACAGGGCGTACACGGAGGCAGCCCGACCGGGCTTCGCCCCGCACCAGACGAAGACGCCACCACAAGCCCGCCTGGTATCTGCCGACCGCGGTGGCCGTTGACACCGCGGGCTCGGCCGTGCCGGTGTACACGGCCTTCCGACTGGCAGGGGAAGCACACGCGGTGTGGTACGCGGTCGTGGTGGCCTCGATCTGGGTGCTCATGCGGGCCACGCGCACCCGGTACGCATGGCGCAACCTGGGAGAGAGCGGCAATGCCGACCTCCTGCTGCGGGACTGGCTGATTCTGCTGGGGCTGCTGATCGTGCTCCGAGCGGTCAGCGATGAGGATTCCGTCCTTCCTCTCGCGTTGACCGGCCTGGTCGCGTGCCTCCCGAGCACCGTGGTCTGTCAAGGGCTGACGCACCGTCACCTGTTGGCCCGGCGCCGTGACGGACGAGCCGTCAGCCGGGCACTGGTGATCGGCGAGGCATCCGCTGTCGACGGTCTGGTGAGCCGACTCGCGCGCCGTACCGACCACGAGTTCGTGGTGGTCGGGGTATGCCCGATCGGCGAGGGCAACCCCGACCCGGTGGCCCCGGTCGCGGCACGGCTGGACGAGCAGGGCCCGGCGAACCTGTCCGGTGACGCCTTGCCGGCGCTGGCGGCGGCTCGAAGGCTGGACGTGGACCTGGTCCTCGTCATCTGCGGGCCGAGCATGGCGGGTGAGCGCCTGCGACGGCTGTCCTGGGCCGTGCACGAGGACGGGCGTCCGCTGGTCGTCGTGCCCGGTCTGACCGAGGTGACGCAACGCCGGGTCAGGGTTTCGTCCGCGGCCGGTGTGACGATGCTGCGCGTGGCCCCGCCCCTGCGCCGTGGCACTGCCGTGCTGCTGAAGGCGGTGACGGACCGGGTGGGCGCCGCGTTGCTGCTGATGGTGTTGGCCCCCGTATTCGTCGCGTTGGCGATCGCCGTACGGTGGGATTCGCCGGGAGCGGTCCTGCACTGCCAGATCCGCGTCGGCCAGGGCGGCCGCCAGTTCAACCTGGCGAAGTTCCGCACCATGGTCGCCAACGCCGAGCAGTTGAAGAGCCGGCTTGCCCGGACCAACGAGCACGACGGGCTGATGTTCAAGATCCGCAGCGATCCCCGGATCACGCGCGTGGGCCGGGTGCTGCGCCGCTTCTCGCTGGACGAGCTTCCCCAGCTGTTCAACGTGCTGATGGGGCACATGTCCCTGGTGGGTCCGAGGCCGCCGCTGCCCGAGGAGGTGGCGAGGTACAACGACGTCGAGCTGCGACGACTGAGCGTCAAGCCGGGGCTCACCGGTTTGTGGCAGGTCAGCGGGCGCTCCGACCTGTCCTGGGACGAGACCGTCGCACTGGACCTGCGCTACGTCGACAACTGGTCTCCCTCAGTCGACTTCGGCATCCTGCGCCGCACACTGCGGGCCGTCGTCGAGGGCAACGGTGCCTACTGA
- a CDS encoding oligosaccharide flippase family protein, whose translation MTQLTSVTVKGVRWTYLAGAAGIAVQIPYAAAMARLLTPADFGLMALAHLVLRFAHNFAQGGLRSAVVQRPSLTGRDVRVIFALALTAGSCSFAVIWLIAPCATELLRGPAELTSLIRTAALILVFMALGAPATGLLSRGMRYRAIAFTDFFSFVVGYCVIGISSALLGAGVWSLVYGTLGWYLLQALLPYLMVRHSLLPLFDVRAMHEVMRFGGKVSVNGFLEYLTEDFGKLVIGRYVGVTAAGLYDRAALLASLPLQQIQAAAGKVLLPAFSRIQNESNRLSASYADCAALTTLVLFPLWAVIGASSEQLVALLLGSQWRGSAELVPILGLVSALSLVTQFSGTLVEAIGAVGRKLVISVVQLLVLVAGTALALFLGCGVHGLMVVVLASQLVKQALFHAWLNRLFPATRRPVAEAYAQAAGLTVLIWVALWSVQGALEGGCPVALVLAAKAATAGALVLGCLRYGAGLHGVRVARERGLLPGKLSRQDLKEAC comes from the coding sequence GTGACGCAGCTGACCTCCGTCACCGTCAAAGGCGTGCGCTGGACCTATCTCGCTGGCGCGGCCGGTATCGCCGTCCAGATTCCCTACGCGGCAGCGATGGCCCGGTTGCTCACCCCCGCGGACTTCGGGCTGATGGCACTGGCTCACCTGGTGCTGCGTTTCGCCCACAACTTCGCCCAGGGTGGTCTGCGTTCCGCGGTGGTACAGCGCCCGTCCCTCACCGGCCGCGACGTGCGGGTGATCTTCGCGCTGGCTCTCACCGCCGGCAGCTGCTCCTTCGCGGTGATCTGGTTGATCGCGCCGTGCGCCACCGAACTGCTGCGCGGCCCCGCTGAATTGACCAGCCTGATCCGGACGGCCGCGCTGATTCTGGTGTTCATGGCCCTGGGCGCCCCCGCAACCGGACTGCTCAGCCGTGGCATGCGCTACCGAGCCATCGCCTTCACCGACTTCTTCTCCTTCGTCGTCGGCTACTGCGTCATCGGCATCTCCTCCGCCCTGCTGGGCGCGGGCGTGTGGAGTCTCGTCTACGGCACGCTCGGCTGGTACCTGCTGCAGGCGCTGCTGCCCTATCTCATGGTCCGGCACTCGCTGCTTCCCCTGTTCGACGTGCGTGCCATGCATGAGGTCATGCGGTTCGGCGGCAAGGTGTCGGTCAACGGCTTCCTGGAATACCTGACGGAGGACTTCGGCAAGCTCGTCATCGGCCGCTACGTGGGTGTCACCGCCGCCGGGCTCTACGACCGCGCCGCACTCCTGGCGTCGCTTCCACTGCAACAGATCCAAGCGGCGGCGGGCAAGGTTCTCCTTCCCGCCTTCAGCCGCATCCAGAACGAGAGCAACCGGCTGAGCGCCTCCTATGCCGACTGCGCCGCACTGACCACGCTGGTCCTCTTTCCGTTGTGGGCGGTGATCGGCGCGAGCAGCGAGCAGCTGGTCGCACTGCTCCTCGGCAGCCAGTGGCGAGGCAGCGCGGAGCTGGTCCCGATCCTGGGCCTGGTCAGCGCGCTCAGTCTGGTGACGCAGTTCTCGGGCACGCTGGTGGAAGCCATCGGCGCGGTGGGGCGCAAGCTGGTCATCTCCGTGGTGCAGCTGTTGGTTCTCGTCGCCGGAACGGCCCTTGCGCTGTTCCTCGGCTGCGGGGTTCACGGGCTGATGGTGGTGGTGCTTGCCAGTCAGCTCGTCAAACAGGCTCTGTTCCATGCGTGGCTGAACCGGCTCTTCCCGGCCACGCGGCGGCCGGTCGCGGAGGCGTACGCACAGGCTGCCGGTCTCACCGTGCTGATCTGGGTGGCTCTGTGGTCCGTTCAGGGAGCGCTCGAGGGCGGATGCCCCGTGGCGTTGGTCCTCGCGGCCAAGGCGGCGACCGCGGGTGCGCTGGTGCTGGGCTGCCTGCGCTACGGGGCGGGTCTGCACGGTGTGCGGGTCGCTCGGGAACGCGGCCTGCTGCCCGGGAAGCTGTCCCGCCAGGATCTCAAAGAGGCGTGCTGA
- a CDS encoding UDP-glucuronic acid decarboxylase family protein — protein sequence MRVAVTGGGGFLGSHLCEALLRRGDAVVCLDNFSTGRPKNIAHLRNYPAFELIHTDVSVTADVPGPVHAVAHLASPASPPDYLRLPLQTLAVGSRGTENALELARVNNARFLLASTSEVYGDPLVHPQDEEYWGNVNPVGPRSVYDEAKRYAEAVSLAYRRSLGVDVGIVRIFNTYGPRMRKHDGRVVSSFIAQALDGEPLTIYGDGKQTRSFCYADDLVRGLVAMLDSSETGPFNIGNPEEWTVSDLAELVLDITGSDSQIQYHPLPTDDPVRRRPVITRAREHLGWYPEVPVADGVRRTVEWFRSRPQDDAAQTGPIAAAQSDTSHLPPPHGDRPLPTPTDFAV from the coding sequence ATGCGTGTTGCCGTGACCGGTGGGGGCGGTTTTCTGGGTTCGCACCTGTGCGAGGCATTGCTGCGGCGTGGAGACGCCGTCGTATGTCTGGACAACTTCAGTACGGGCCGACCGAAGAACATCGCACACCTGCGGAATTACCCTGCGTTCGAACTCATCCACACCGACGTGAGCGTGACCGCGGACGTTCCCGGTCCGGTCCACGCCGTCGCCCATCTCGCAAGTCCCGCGTCGCCGCCGGACTATCTGCGTCTGCCCCTGCAGACCCTCGCCGTGGGCAGCAGGGGCACCGAGAACGCCCTGGAACTGGCCCGGGTCAACAACGCCCGTTTCCTGCTCGCCTCGACGAGCGAGGTCTACGGCGATCCGCTCGTGCACCCTCAGGACGAGGAGTACTGGGGAAACGTCAATCCGGTCGGACCGCGCAGCGTGTACGACGAAGCCAAGCGGTACGCGGAGGCCGTCTCCCTGGCCTATCGGCGCAGCCTCGGCGTCGACGTGGGAATCGTCCGGATCTTCAACACATACGGCCCGCGCATGCGCAAGCACGACGGCCGGGTCGTGTCGAGCTTCATCGCCCAAGCCCTGGACGGCGAACCGCTGACCATCTACGGCGACGGAAAGCAGACCCGCAGTTTCTGCTACGCGGACGACCTGGTCCGCGGCCTGGTCGCGATGCTGGACTCGTCCGAGACCGGGCCGTTCAACATCGGGAACCCGGAAGAGTGGACCGTGTCCGATCTCGCCGAACTCGTCCTCGACATCACGGGTTCGGATTCGCAGATCCAGTACCACCCACTCCCCACGGACGACCCGGTCCGCCGTCGCCCGGTCATCACTCGTGCCCGTGAACACCTCGGCTGGTACCCGGAAGTTCCGGTGGCGGACGGAGTGCGCCGGACCGTGGAGTGGTTCAGGAGCCGGCCGCAGGATGACGCCGCCCAGACCGGCCCGATCGCGGCGGCTCAGAGCGACACCTCCCACCTCCCCCCGCCGCACGGCGACAGGCCGCTCCCGACCCCCACGGACTTCGCGGTCTGA
- the galE gene encoding UDP-glucose 4-epimerase GalE, with product MPDRTTVLVTGGAGFIGSHTCVELLGHGYDVVVVDDYSNSSPGALERVAKIADRPPIAVHEIDVLDRRALSRVFDQHDVDAVIHFAAKKAVGESVELPVEYYDSNVGGTTALLRVMRDHGVHRLVFSSSCSVYGNATRVPLTEQDPVGPTNPYAASKWLCEQVLADICRHLPEFSVLALRYFNPVGAHPGGLLGEVPRGAPNNVMPYLAQVAAGRLAKLSVFGDDYPTADGTGVRDYIHVMDVAEGHRVALEHLDDENGMRVFNLGTGQGTSVLDLVAAFQRACGTPIPYEITSRRPGDVAALVADPGAVAQAWNWTTSRDLTAMCEDAWRFQELNLSGYPD from the coding sequence ATGCCGGATCGCACCACCGTGCTGGTGACCGGCGGCGCCGGTTTCATCGGCAGCCACACCTGTGTCGAACTCCTCGGGCACGGCTATGACGTCGTGGTCGTCGACGACTACTCCAACAGCTCGCCCGGCGCGCTGGAGCGCGTTGCGAAAATCGCCGACCGCCCGCCGATCGCCGTCCACGAGATCGACGTCCTCGACCGGCGCGCCCTCTCCCGGGTGTTCGACCAGCACGATGTCGACGCGGTCATCCACTTTGCCGCGAAGAAGGCCGTCGGGGAGTCCGTCGAACTGCCCGTCGAGTACTACGACAGCAACGTCGGCGGCACCACGGCACTGCTGCGCGTCATGCGCGACCACGGCGTCCACCGCCTGGTGTTCTCCTCGTCCTGTTCGGTGTACGGCAACGCGACCAGGGTGCCGCTCACCGAGCAGGACCCGGTAGGCCCTACCAACCCCTACGCTGCGTCGAAGTGGCTGTGCGAGCAGGTGCTCGCCGACATCTGCCGTCATCTGCCGGAGTTCTCCGTCCTGGCTCTGCGCTACTTCAACCCGGTCGGCGCGCACCCCGGCGGACTGCTCGGCGAAGTCCCCCGGGGTGCGCCCAACAACGTGATGCCGTACCTCGCCCAGGTCGCCGCCGGGCGGCTTGCGAAGCTCAGCGTCTTCGGTGACGACTACCCCACGGCCGACGGCACGGGCGTGCGTGACTACATCCATGTGATGGACGTCGCCGAAGGCCACCGCGTGGCGCTGGAGCACCTCGACGACGAGAACGGCATGCGCGTCTTCAATCTCGGTACGGGGCAGGGCACTTCGGTGCTGGACCTCGTCGCCGCCTTCCAGCGCGCCTGCGGTACGCCGATCCCGTACGAGATCACCAGCCGCCGCCCCGGCGACGTGGCCGCCCTAGTCGCGGACCCGGGCGCCGTGGCCCAGGCCTGGAACTGGACCACGAGCAGAGACCTCACCGCGATGTGCGAGGACGCATGGCGGTTCCAGGAACTCAACCTGTCCGGTTATCCGGACTGA
- a CDS encoding UDP-glucose dehydrogenase family protein, giving the protein MRLTVIGTGYLGAVHAACMADIGHEVLGVDIDAEKIAALNEGRVPFYEPGLQDVLGRAVGSGKLRFTTCLGEAAEFGDVHFVCVNTPQSRDSSAADLRAVDTVIDALAPRLRRRCLIVGKSTVPAGTTARLAARVQEAAPQGTAVEVAWNPEFLREGFAVQDTLRPERLVAGVLSQRADQILRQVYAPMLRAGVPYISTNPATAELVKVAANSFLATKISFINAMAEVCDATGADVTTLADALGYDTRIGRRFLRAGLGFGGGCLPKDIRAFTARADELGVGSAVSFLREIDEINARQRRRTVDIARDMVGGEFTGRRIAVLGATFKPDSDDVRDSPALAVAVALHREGADVQLHDPQGIDNARAAWPMLGYAPDVDKACLGADLVLHATEWSLYRRIDPVALAAVTPARRILDARNALDASQWRAAGWTLRALGRPTPPALPSQQAAADHVLSADLG; this is encoded by the coding sequence ATGCGGCTGACCGTCATCGGAACGGGGTATCTCGGCGCTGTGCACGCTGCGTGCATGGCAGACATCGGACACGAGGTGCTCGGCGTCGACATCGACGCCGAGAAGATCGCGGCGCTCAACGAAGGCAGAGTCCCCTTCTACGAACCAGGGTTGCAGGACGTGCTCGGCAGAGCCGTCGGTTCGGGGAAACTGCGCTTCACCACCTGCCTCGGCGAGGCAGCCGAGTTCGGCGATGTGCACTTCGTCTGTGTGAACACCCCGCAGAGCCGGGACTCGTCGGCCGCCGACCTGCGGGCGGTCGACACCGTCATCGACGCGCTGGCGCCCCGGCTGCGCCGCCGCTGCCTGATCGTGGGCAAGTCCACGGTTCCCGCGGGAACGACGGCCCGACTCGCCGCGCGCGTCCAGGAGGCTGCCCCGCAGGGCACGGCCGTCGAGGTCGCCTGGAATCCGGAGTTCCTCCGGGAGGGCTTCGCCGTCCAGGACACGCTCCGCCCGGAACGGCTGGTGGCCGGCGTTCTGTCGCAGCGAGCGGACCAGATTCTGCGCCAGGTCTACGCACCGATGCTGCGCGCAGGTGTGCCCTACATCAGCACGAACCCGGCAACCGCCGAGCTGGTGAAGGTCGCCGCGAACTCCTTCCTCGCCACGAAGATCTCGTTCATCAACGCGATGGCCGAGGTCTGCGATGCAACAGGCGCCGACGTGACGACCCTGGCTGACGCCCTGGGCTACGACACCCGAATCGGCCGCCGCTTCCTGCGCGCAGGACTCGGCTTCGGGGGCGGATGCCTGCCCAAGGACATCAGGGCGTTCACGGCGCGCGCCGACGAACTCGGCGTCGGCAGCGCTGTGTCGTTTCTCCGCGAGATCGACGAGATCAACGCACGGCAGCGACGGCGCACCGTCGACATCGCCCGGGACATGGTGGGCGGAGAGTTCACCGGCCGCCGCATCGCCGTCCTCGGTGCCACGTTCAAGCCCGACAGCGACGATGTGCGCGACTCGCCCGCTCTCGCCGTTGCCGTCGCGCTCCACCGCGAGGGTGCGGACGTACAGCTGCACGACCCGCAGGGAATCGACAACGCCCGGGCCGCTTGGCCCATGCTCGGATACGCCCCCGACGTGGACAAGGCTTGCCTGGGCGCCGATCTCGTCCTGCATGCGACCGAGTGGAGCCTCTATCGCCGGATCGACCCCGTCGCGCTCGCCGCCGTGACACCCGCGCGAAGGATCCTTGACGCGCGCAACGCCCTCGACGCGTCGCAGTGGCGGGCCGCCGGATGGACTCTGCGGGCGCTGGGTCGGCCCACGCCGCCCGCCCTGCCGAGCCAGCAGGCGGCCGCCGACCACGTGCTGTCCGCCGACCTGGGCTGA
- a CDS encoding glycosyltransferase family 4 protein translates to MRTKTVGEADPGSEKTARKLRIVLVAFACDPTRGSEPAIGWGWAETLARHGHTVEVLTHHEFDNVLHITRRVEDLGAVGERIKVHVVPPPAAPAWTGLLPGFLRGMAQEVKCYDGWQRRALAYARSHGLDAADLVHHVSYGSLQGGSALRRLGPPLVFGPVGGGQTAPHSHRRFMGAAYWQEALRTLVWVRCLSRRPSCRSTLRKAAVVLATNRDTERLARRLSRAVTHLMLADGIQESLIREPAQDQQTRPVRPPTVLWVGRLHPRKTPELALRAVAHLRSEIPEARLVILGDGPLRLPLERLAHRLGVSESVEFRGLLPREEVFRACDDADAFLMTSLRDSSSTQTLEAWARGLPVVHLGHHGISDFSAPGGAISVPLGNPADLPQRIAWALSGVLTERQTRHCMERAALSWARKHTWTAKAEIAERLYHAILPGER, encoded by the coding sequence ATGCGTACGAAGACCGTAGGTGAAGCCGACCCTGGGTCTGAAAAGACGGCACGCAAACTGCGTATCGTGCTGGTCGCGTTCGCCTGCGATCCAACGCGTGGCAGCGAGCCGGCCATCGGCTGGGGCTGGGCCGAAACGCTTGCGAGACACGGGCACACGGTGGAGGTCCTGACGCACCACGAGTTCGACAACGTGCTGCACATCACGCGCCGAGTGGAGGACCTGGGGGCGGTGGGCGAACGCATCAAGGTGCACGTTGTCCCGCCGCCGGCCGCCCCTGCGTGGACCGGGCTGCTGCCGGGCTTCCTGCGCGGCATGGCCCAGGAGGTCAAGTGCTATGACGGCTGGCAGCGTCGGGCTCTGGCCTACGCCCGCAGTCACGGGCTCGATGCGGCCGACCTTGTGCACCACGTCTCCTACGGATCTTTGCAGGGCGGCAGTGCGTTGCGTCGCCTGGGTCCGCCGTTGGTGTTCGGCCCCGTCGGCGGCGGCCAGACCGCACCGCACAGTCATCGGCGCTTCATGGGCGCCGCGTACTGGCAGGAGGCGCTGCGAACGCTGGTGTGGGTTCGCTGCCTCAGCCGTCGGCCGTCGTGTCGTAGCACTCTGCGCAAGGCTGCGGTGGTCCTGGCCACCAACCGGGACACCGAGCGACTGGCCCGCCGTCTGAGCCGTGCTGTCACTCATCTGATGCTGGCCGACGGCATCCAGGAGTCACTGATCCGAGAGCCGGCGCAGGACCAGCAGACCCGCCCCGTCCGTCCGCCCACCGTCTTGTGGGTCGGCAGACTGCACCCGCGCAAGACTCCCGAACTGGCGCTGCGGGCGGTCGCACATCTGCGGTCGGAAATTCCGGAGGCCCGCCTCGTGATCCTCGGCGACGGGCCGCTGCGACTGCCTCTGGAACGACTCGCTCACCGCCTGGGCGTAAGTGAATCAGTGGAATTCCGTGGCCTGTTGCCCCGGGAAGAGGTTTTTCGGGCCTGCGACGACGCCGATGCGTTTTTGATGACCAGCCTGCGGGACTCCTCCAGCACGCAGACATTGGAAGCGTGGGCCCGAGGTCTTCCCGTCGTCCATCTCGGCCACCACGGCATCAGTGACTTCTCGGCGCCGGGCGGTGCGATCTCCGTGCCGCTCGGTAACCCTGCAGATCTGCCCCAGCGCATTGCATGGGCACTGAGCGGTGTGCTCACGGAGCGACAGACACGCCATTGCATGGAACGAGCCGCGCTGTCGTGGGCTCGCAAGCACACATGGACGGCGAAAGCGGAAATCGCCGAAAGGCTTTACCACGCCATTCTGCCCGGGGAGAGGTGA